One genomic segment of Heterodontus francisci isolate sHetFra1 chromosome 25, sHetFra1.hap1, whole genome shotgun sequence includes these proteins:
- the LOC137383781 gene encoding serine/arginine-rich splicing factor 3 isoform X1: MPCSWPSPCAMNHGSCPLDCKVYVGNLGNNGNKTELERSFGYYGPLRSVWVARNPPGFAFVEFEDPRDASDAVRELDGRNLCGCRVRVELSNGERRIRNRGPPPTWPRRSREDYRRRSPPVRRRSPPRRRSFSRSRSRSLSRDRRRERSLSRERNHKQSRSFSRSRSRSRSNDRK; this comes from the exons CTATGAATCATGGTTCGTGTCCTCTAGACTGCAAGGTGTATGTTGGAAACCTTGGCAACAATGGGAACAAGACAGAGCTGGAGAGATCGTTCGGATATTATGGTCCACTCCGCAGTGTGTGGGTTGCCCGGAACCCACCAGGCTTTGCTTTTGTCGAGTTTGAAGATCCACGCGATGCTTCCGATGCGGTCAGAGAGCTCGATGGAAG GAATCTCTGTGGCTGTCGTGTTCGGGTAGAACTGTCCAATGGTGAGAGACGCATTCGTAACCGTGGCCCACCTCCAACGTGGCCTCGGCGTTCCCGTGAGGATTATCGCCGCAGAAGCCCTCCAGTCCGGCGCAG ATCACCACCTCGCCGGAGGAGCTTCAGCAGGAGTAGGAGCAG GTCCCTCTCGAGGGATCGTAGGAGAGAGAGATCCCTGTCCAGGGAGAGGAACCACAAACAATCTCGCTCGTTCTCCAGGTCTCGCAG CCGCTCCAGGTCAAACGATAGGAAGTAA
- the LOC137383781 gene encoding serine/arginine-rich splicing factor 3 isoform X2: MNHGSCPLDCKVYVGNLGNNGNKTELERSFGYYGPLRSVWVARNPPGFAFVEFEDPRDASDAVRELDGRNLCGCRVRVELSNGERRIRNRGPPPTWPRRSREDYRRRSPPVRRRSPPRRRSFSRSRSRSLSRDRRRERSLSRERNHKQSRSFSRSRSRSRSNDRK; the protein is encoded by the exons ATGAATCATGGTTCGTGTCCTCTAGACTGCAAGGTGTATGTTGGAAACCTTGGCAACAATGGGAACAAGACAGAGCTGGAGAGATCGTTCGGATATTATGGTCCACTCCGCAGTGTGTGGGTTGCCCGGAACCCACCAGGCTTTGCTTTTGTCGAGTTTGAAGATCCACGCGATGCTTCCGATGCGGTCAGAGAGCTCGATGGAAG GAATCTCTGTGGCTGTCGTGTTCGGGTAGAACTGTCCAATGGTGAGAGACGCATTCGTAACCGTGGCCCACCTCCAACGTGGCCTCGGCGTTCCCGTGAGGATTATCGCCGCAGAAGCCCTCCAGTCCGGCGCAG ATCACCACCTCGCCGGAGGAGCTTCAGCAGGAGTAGGAGCAG GTCCCTCTCGAGGGATCGTAGGAGAGAGAGATCCCTGTCCAGGGAGAGGAACCACAAACAATCTCGCTCGTTCTCCAGGTCTCGCAG CCGCTCCAGGTCAAACGATAGGAAGTAA